A region from the Vicia villosa cultivar HV-30 ecotype Madison, WI linkage group LG3, Vvil1.0, whole genome shotgun sequence genome encodes:
- the LOC131660398 gene encoding proteasome subunit beta type-1-like has product MTKEHANWSPYDNNGGSCVAVAGSDYCVIAADTRMSSGYNILTRDYSKISHLADKCVMASSGFQADVKALQKVLSARHLTYQHQHNKQMSCPAMAQLLSNTLYYKRFFPYYSFNVLGGLDSEGKGCVFTYDAVGSYERVGYSSQGSGSTLIMPFLDNQLKSPSPLLLPAQDAVTPLSETEAVDLVKTVFASASERDIYTGDRVEIVILNDSGIHREFMELRKD; this is encoded by the exons ATGACTAAAGAACACGCGAATTGGTCTCCATATGACAACAATGGAGG ATCTTGTGTTGCAGTTGCCGGATCAGATTACTGTGTTATTGCAGCAGATACCAGAATGTCCTCTGGTTACAACATCCTCACTCGCGATTACTCCAAAATCTCCCACCT AGCTGACAAGTGTGTTATGGCTTCTTCTGGTTTTCAAGCTGATGTCAAGGCTTTGCAGAAGGTTTTGTCTGCTAGACATTTG ACGTATCAGCATCAACACAACAAGCAAATGAGCTGCCCTGCAATGGCTCAATTGCTTTCAAACACACTTTATTATAAACGCTTCTTTCCTTATTATTCTTTCAATGTGTTGGGCGGCCTTGACAGTGAAG GAAAGGGGTGCGTCTTCACATATGATGCTGTTGGTTCCTACGAGAGAGTGGGATATAGCTCTCAGGGTTCTGGATCCACTCTCATTATGCCTTTTCTTGATAACCAACTCAAGTCCCCCAGCCCACTCCTTTTGCCTGCCCAG GATGCTGTTACTCCACTGTCTGAAACAGAAGCAGTTGATCTGGTCAAAACTGTTTTTGCATCTGCATCTGAGAGAGATATATACACT GGGGATAGGGTTGAAATTGTCATCCTAAATGACAGTGGTATTCATCGTGAATTCATGGAGCTAAGGAAAGATTGA
- the LOC131657607 gene encoding uncharacterized protein LOC131657607 — protein sequence MAASSPLNTKSNFHGRSISLPSRPHPLILKCNQHLETLLKSSNETSSSSLLFHKIDGLRDLIKCVENLIQLPLTQDALIHEHQENWVSNLLDGSLRLLDVCSSAKDAVIHTKECTRELQSIIRRRGGGTEVTAEAKKFLTSRKVVKKAISKALTNLKGNAKNCNIISTNEDHQTLSLIKLLQDVEVAILSTFQTTLEFISGTTHSKSNSWGSISKLIQPKRVACSLVADESEFAQVDVALQSFLFTKTRKLEGINDLQNHLEKTESCIQDLEEGLEFVFRRLIKIRVSLLNTLNK from the coding sequence ATGGCAGCTTCTTCTCCTCTGAACACAAAATCAAATTTCCACGGTCGCTCAATCAGCTTACCTTCTAGACCACACCCCCTCATTCTTAAATGCAATCAACATTTGGAGACCTTATTAAAGTCTTCAAATGAAACCTCCTCATCATCATTACTTTTCCATAAGATTGATGGTTTGCGAGATTTGATCAAGTGTGTTGAAAATTTGATTCAACTGCCACTAACACAAGATGCACTTATCCACGAGCATCAAGAAAATTGGGTAAGTAACCTATTGGATGGATCCTTAAGGCTCTTAGATGTGTGTAGTTCAGCCAAAGATGCTGTAATTCATACAAAAGAATGCACAAGGGAACTTCAATCCATCATAAGAAGAAGAGGAGGCGGAACGGAGGTCACTGCAGAGGCTAAGAAATTCTTGACATCTAGAAAGGTTGTGAAAAAGGCCATCTCCAAAGCATTGACAAATTTGAAGGGAAATGCCAAAAATTGCAACATAATATCTACAAATGAAGACCATCAAACGTTGAGTTTGATTAAATTATTACAAGATGTTGAAGTAGCTATACTATCTACATTCCAGACAACACTTGAATTTATCTCAGGGACCACACATTCCAAGTCAAACAGTTGGGGCTCCATTTCCAAGCTAATACAGCCTAAAAGAGTTGCTTGCTCTCTAGTGGCAGATGAGAGTGAATTTGCCCAAGTGGATGTAGCATTGCAATCTTTCTTATTTACCAAGACTAGAAAACTTGAAGGCATCAATGATCTCCAAAACCACTTGGAGAAAACAGAATCATGCATCCAAGACCTTGAAGAAGGGCTTGAGTTTGTGTTTCGGCGTCTCATTAAAATCAGAGTCTCACTTCTCAATACCCTCAACAAATAG
- the LOC131654981 gene encoding uncharacterized protein LOC131654981 yields the protein MAGSSPLNMKSNFHGRSISLPSRPHPLILKCNEHLETLLKSSNETFSSSLLFHKIDGLRDLIECVENLIQLPLTQEALVHEHQENWVNNLLDGSLRLLDVCSSAKVAVIHTKECTRELQSIIRRRGGGTEVTAEAKKFLTSRKIVRKAISKVLTNLKGNTIGCNRLSTNKDHQSVALINLFQDVEVATLSTFQRILQYISGTTHSKSNSWGSISKLIQPKRVACSLVADESEFSQMDVALESFLFTKTTKLDGVNDLQNHLEKTECCIQDLEEGLEFLFRRLIKIRVSLLNILNN from the coding sequence ATGGCAGGTTCTTCTCCTTTGAACATGAAATCTAATTTCCATGGTCGCTCAATCAGCTTGCCTTCTAGACCACACCCCCTCATTCTTAAATGCAACGAACATTTGGAGACCTTATTAAAGTCTTCAAACGAAACCTTCTCCTCATCGTTACTTTTCCATAAGATAGATGGCTTGCGAGATTTGATCGAGTGTGTTGAAAATTTGATTCAGCTTCCACTAACACAAGAAGCACTTGTCCATGAGCATCAAGAAAATTGGGTAAATAACCTTTTGGATGGATCCTTAAGGCTATTAGATGTGTGTAGTTCGGCCAAAGTTGCTGTAATTCATACAAAAGAATGCACAAGGGAACTTCAATCCATCATTAGAAGAAGAGGAGGCGGAACGGAGGTCACTGCAGAGGCTAAGAAATTCTTGACATCTAGAAAGATTGTGAGAAAGGCCATCTCCAAAGTCTTGACAAATTTGAAGGGAAATACCATAGGTTGCAACAGGTTATCAACAAACAAAGATCATCAATCAGTGGCTTTAATTAACTTATTCCAAGATGTTGAAGTAGCTACACtttcaacatttcaaagaataTTGCAATATATCTCAGGGACCACACATTCAAAATCAAACAGCTGGGGTTCCATTTCCAAACTAATTCAACCCAAAAGAGTTGCTTGCTCTCTAGTGGCAGATGAAAGTGAATTTTCTCAAATGGATGTTGCATTGGAGTCTTTTCTATTTACCAAGACTACAAAACTTGATGGTGTCAATGATTTGCAAAACCACTTGGAGAAAACAGAATGTTGCATTCAAGACCTTGAAGAAGGGCTTGAGTTTCTATTTAGGCGTCTCATTAAAATCAGAGTCTCACTTCTTAATATCCTCAACAATTAG
- the LOC131657606 gene encoding uncharacterized mitochondrial protein AtMg00810-like, whose protein sequence is MIPHASFHMKYLGNLHYFLGLEVHSTSKGTFLHQHKYATNLISMAGLESANPVDTPLEVNVKYHHDDGDLLFDPLVYRKLVGSLNYLTITRPDISFVVQQVSQFMHSPRHLRLAAVRRIIRYLKGTSHRGLFFPTGIAPKLSAYSDADWAECPDTRRSVTGWCMFLGSSLILWKSKKQARVSKSSTESEYRAMSAACSEII, encoded by the coding sequence ATGATTCCACATGCCTCATTTCACATGAAATATCTTGGTAATCTacattattttcttggtcttgaggttcattctacGTCTAAGGGAACCTTCCTCCATCAGCACAAGTATGCCACAAATTTGATTTCTATGGCTGGTCTTGAATCAGCTAATCCAGTGGATACccctcttgaggttaatgttaaatatcatcaTGATGATGGCGATCTTTTATTTGATCCTTTAGTGTATCGAAAACTTGtgggtagccttaattacttgactattactcgTCCTGACATATCTTTTGTTGTCCAGCAAGTTAGTCAGTTCATGCATTCTCCTCGGCATCTTCGTTTGGCCGCGGTTCGTCGTATAATTCGCTATTTGAAAGGAACCTCTCATCGTGGTCTATTTTTTCCAACCGGAATAGCTCCCaaattgagtgcttatagtgatgccgATTGGGCAGAGTGTCCGGACACTCGTCGATCtgtcactggttggtgcatgtttcttggtTCTTCGTTGATCTTGTGGAAAAGTAAGAAGCAAGCAAGAGTCTCTAAATCCtctactgaatctgagtatcgCGCCATGTCCGCGGCTTGCTCGGAAATTATTTGA
- the LOC131657608 gene encoding uncharacterized protein LOC131657608 produces the protein MAASSPFNTKSNFHGRSISLPSRPHPLILKCNQHLETLLRSSNETSSSSSLFHKIDGLRDLIESVENLIQLPLTQDALIREHQENWVNNLLDGSLRILDVCSSAKDAVIHTKECTRELQSIIRRRGGGTEVTAEAKKFLTSRKVVKKAISKALTNLKDNTKNCNVLSTNKDYQTLSLIKLFQDVEVATLSTFQTILQYISGTTQSKSNRWSSISKLIQTKRVACSLVADESEFAQVDVALQSFLFAKTGKPEAINDLQNHLEKTECCIQDLEEGLEFLFRRLIKIRVSLLNILNN, from the coding sequence ATGGCAGCTTCTTCTCCTTTCAACACAAAATCCAATTTCCATGGCCGCTCAATCAGCTTGCCTTCTAGACCACACCCCCTCATTCTTAAATGTAATCAACATTTGGAAACCTTACTAAGGTCTTCCAATGAAACCTCTTCCTCATCGTCACTTTTCCATAAGATTGATGGCTTGCGAGACTTGATCGAGAGTGTTGAAAATTTGATTCAGCTTCCACTAACCCAAGATGCACTTATCCGTGAGCATCAAGAAAATTGGGTTAATAACCTCTTGGATGGATCCTTAAGGATTTTGGATGTGTGTAGTTCAGCCAAAGATGCTGTAATTCATACAAAAGAATGCACAAGGGAACTTCAATCCATCATAAGAAGAAGAGGAGGTGGAACGGAGGTCACTGCAGAGGCTAAGAAATTCTTGACATCTAGAAAGGTTGTGAAAAAGGCCATCTCCAAAGCATTGACAAATTTGAAGGATAATACTAAAAACTGCAATGTCTTGTCTACAAACAAAGACTATCAAACATTGTCTTTGATTAAATTATTCCAAGATGTTGAAGTAGCTACCCTTtcaacatttcaaacaatactGCAATATATCTCAGGGACCACACAGTCAAAGTCCAACCGCTGGAGTTCCATTTCCAAGCTAATACAGACTAAAAGAGTTGCTTGCTCTCTAGTGGCAGATGAGAGTGAATTCGCCCAAGTGGATGTAGCATTGCAGTCTTTCCTATTTGCAAAGACTGGAAAACCTGAAGCTATCAATGATCTACAAAACCACTTGGAGAAAACAGAATGTTGCATTCAAGACCTTGAAGAAGGGCTTGAGTTTCTGTTTAGGCGTCTTATCAAAATCAGAGTCTCACTTCTTAATATTCTCAACAATTAG